One genomic window of Pseudomonas chlororaphis subsp. piscium includes the following:
- a CDS encoding M16 family metallopeptidase translates to MNALARRAAGLLLSTVCLPLSALAADPQPTHEFSLDNGLKVVVREDHRAPVVVSQVWYKVGSSYETPGQTGLSHALEHMMFKGSEKVGPGEASLILRDLGAEENAFTSDDFTAYYQVLARDRLGVAFELEADRMASLRLPPDEFSREIEVIKEERRLRTDDKPMSKAFERFKAMAYPASGYHTPTIGWMADLNRMKVEELRHWYESWYVPNNATLVVVGDVTPDEVKTLAQRYFGAIPKRAVPAAKIPLELAEPGERQITLRVKTQLPSVMLAFNVPSIATAEDKHSVHALRLIAALLDGGYSARIPTRLERGEELVSGGSSSFDAYTRGDSLFLLSAMPNSQKKKTIAQAEAGLWRLLEELKTTPPTAEELERVRAQVIAGLVYERDSITSQATAIGQLETVGLSWKLMDTELAELQSVTPEDIQKAARTYFTRERLSVAHVLPEESAHE, encoded by the coding sequence ATGAATGCTCTAGCCCGCCGCGCCGCAGGCCTGCTGCTCAGTACGGTTTGTCTGCCCCTTTCGGCCTTGGCTGCCGACCCACAACCCACCCACGAATTCAGCCTCGACAACGGCCTCAAGGTCGTGGTCCGGGAAGACCATCGGGCTCCGGTCGTGGTTTCCCAGGTCTGGTACAAAGTCGGTTCCAGCTACGAAACCCCGGGCCAGACCGGTTTATCCCACGCCCTGGAACACATGATGTTCAAGGGCAGCGAAAAAGTCGGCCCCGGCGAAGCCTCGCTGATCCTGCGCGACCTGGGCGCCGAAGAGAACGCCTTCACCAGCGACGATTTCACCGCCTATTACCAGGTGCTGGCCCGTGACCGCCTGGGCGTGGCCTTCGAGCTGGAAGCCGATCGCATGGCCAGCCTGCGCCTGCCGCCGGACGAATTCAGCCGTGAAATCGAAGTGATCAAGGAAGAGCGCCGCCTGCGCACCGACGACAAGCCGATGTCCAAGGCCTTCGAACGCTTCAAGGCCATGGCCTACCCGGCCAGCGGCTACCACACGCCGACCATCGGCTGGATGGCCGACCTCAACCGGATGAAGGTCGAGGAACTGCGCCATTGGTACGAGTCCTGGTATGTGCCGAACAACGCCACCCTGGTGGTGGTCGGCGACGTCACCCCGGACGAAGTCAAAACCCTGGCCCAACGTTATTTCGGCGCCATTCCCAAGCGCGCCGTGCCTGCGGCGAAGATTCCCCTGGAACTGGCCGAGCCCGGCGAGCGGCAGATCACCCTGCGGGTGAAGACCCAGCTGCCGAGCGTGATGCTGGCCTTCAACGTGCCGAGCATCGCCACCGCCGAAGACAAGCATTCGGTGCACGCCCTGCGCCTGATCGCCGCGCTGCTCGACGGCGGCTACAGTGCCCGCATCCCGACCCGCCTGGAGCGCGGCGAAGAGCTGGTGTCCGGCGGCTCGTCGAGCTTCGACGCCTACACCCGCGGCGACAGCCTGTTCCTGCTTTCGGCCATGCCCAACAGCCAGAAGAAGAAAACCATCGCCCAAGCCGAAGCCGGGTTGTGGCGCTTGCTCGAAGAGCTGAAAACCACCCCGCCGACCGCCGAAGAGCTGGAGCGCGTGCGCGCCCAGGTGATCGCTGGCCTGGTCTACGAGCGTGACTCCATCACCAGCCAGGCCACCGCCATCGGCCAGCTGGAAACCGTCGGCCTGTCCTGGAAGCTCATGGACACCGAACTCGCCGAACTGCAAAGCGTGACCCCTGAAGACATCCAGAAGGCCGCTCGTACCTATTTCACTCGCGAACGCCTGAGCGTTGCCCACGTATTGCCTGAGGAGTCCGCTCATGAGTAA
- the ftsX gene encoding permease-like cell division protein FtsX, with protein MSATRSPKVAERVAPKAPDQPPQKKKRDEDEGPDFGTLLHAWIESHRASLLDSLRRLGKQPIGSFFTCLVMAVALSLPMGLSLLLNNVERLGGSWQRAAQISLYLELDASATEGESLSEQIKAMPGVADAEFISKDKALDEFQQQSGLGEALKELPQNPLPGVVLVTPNEVDKATLEALRQRLAEMPKVQQAQLDLVWVERLAAILKLGDRFVFGLTVLLVSALLLVIGNTIRLHIENRRTEIEVIKLVGGTDSYVRRPFLYMGALYGFGAGILSWGVLAFGLNWLNDAVVGLAGLYGSDFALAGVPVADGLSLLLGAVLLGYIGAWIAVARHLRELAPK; from the coding sequence ATGAGTGCGACCCGCAGCCCTAAAGTGGCCGAACGCGTGGCTCCGAAAGCTCCGGATCAACCGCCGCAGAAGAAAAAACGCGACGAAGACGAGGGTCCGGATTTCGGCACCCTGCTGCACGCCTGGATCGAAAGCCATCGCGCGAGCCTGCTGGACAGCCTGCGTCGCCTGGGCAAGCAGCCGATCGGCAGCTTCTTCACCTGCCTGGTGATGGCCGTGGCCCTGAGCCTGCCGATGGGCTTGTCGTTGTTGCTCAACAACGTCGAGCGCCTGGGCGGTTCCTGGCAGCGTGCGGCGCAGATTTCCCTGTACCTGGAGCTCGACGCCAGCGCCACCGAGGGCGAAAGCCTGAGTGAGCAGATCAAGGCCATGCCGGGTGTGGCGGATGCCGAGTTTATCAGCAAGGACAAGGCCCTGGACGAGTTCCAGCAGCAGTCCGGGCTGGGCGAGGCGCTCAAGGAGTTGCCGCAGAACCCGCTGCCGGGCGTGGTCCTGGTCACGCCGAACGAAGTGGACAAGGCGACCCTGGAAGCCTTGCGTCAGCGCCTGGCGGAAATGCCCAAGGTGCAGCAGGCGCAACTGGACCTGGTGTGGGTCGAGCGGCTGGCGGCGATCCTCAAGCTGGGCGACCGGTTTGTCTTCGGCCTGACGGTGTTGCTGGTTTCTGCATTACTTTTGGTGATAGGCAATACCATTCGTCTTCATATTGAAAACCGCCGCACCGAGATAGAAGTGATTAAACTCGTCGGCGGCACGGACAGTTATGTGCGGCGTCCCTTCCTTTATATGGGCGCCCTGTATGGCTTCGGTGCGGGGATCTTGTCCTGGGGTGTTCTGGCGTTCGGCCTCAACTGGCTGAACGACGCGGTAGTGGGGCTGGCCGGCTTGTACGGCAGTGATTTCGCCCTGGCTGGCGTGCCGGTCGCCGATGGTCTATCACTCTTGCTTGGCGCGGTGTTGTTGGGGTATATCGGTGCGTGGATTGCGGTCGCCCGCCACTTGCGGGAGCTGGCGCCGAAATAG
- the ftsY gene encoding signal recognition particle-docking protein FtsY: protein MFGSNDDKKTPAAAGEKKGLFGWLRKKPQETVVEQPQVPVEPAPAPAPVIEQAAPVAEVAAPVVSPIAEPILQPEQPAAAVEPAPAPELPLTPDPEHKPWLTLPVAEEPVALVEDEQAPHITPPIPVATDVQQAAELLVAELAHSSEPAEAQALIEEEDVPQPVIAAFVQPEPVRAPEPAPVVVAPVAPVAPVAPVAPVAAVEAPVAVEPPRAEENKVGFFARLKQGLSKTSASIGEGMASLFLGKKTIDDELLEDIETRLLTADVGVEATAVIIQNLTQKVARKQLTDVDALYKSLQAELASMLKPVEQPLRIASQTKPFVILVVGVNGAGKTTTIGKLAKKLQLEGKKVMLAAGDTFRAAAVEQLQVWGERNKIPVIAQHTGADSASVIFDAVQAAKARGIDVLIADTAGRLHTKDNLMEELKKVRRVIGKLDADAPHEVLLVLDAGTGQNAINQAKQFNQTVELTGLALTKLDGTAKGGVIFALAKQFGLPIRYIGVGEGIDDLRAFEAEPFVQALFAERERS, encoded by the coding sequence ATGTTTGGTTCCAACGACGACAAGAAGACCCCAGCCGCGGCTGGCGAGAAGAAAGGCCTGTTCGGATGGCTGCGCAAAAAGCCGCAGGAAACCGTCGTCGAACAGCCACAAGTCCCTGTCGAGCCTGCCCCGGCTCCCGCTCCCGTTATAGAACAAGCAGCCCCGGTTGCCGAAGTCGCGGCGCCTGTGGTGTCGCCGATCGCCGAACCGATCCTGCAGCCTGAACAGCCTGCGGCAGCGGTCGAACCTGCTCCCGCGCCGGAACTGCCGCTGACCCCCGATCCTGAGCACAAGCCCTGGCTGACCCTGCCGGTGGCGGAAGAGCCGGTGGCGTTGGTGGAAGACGAGCAGGCGCCACACATCACCCCGCCGATTCCGGTCGCGACCGATGTGCAGCAAGCCGCTGAGCTGTTGGTGGCCGAGTTGGCCCACAGCAGCGAGCCAGCTGAGGCCCAGGCGCTGATCGAAGAGGAGGACGTGCCACAACCGGTGATTGCGGCCTTCGTGCAGCCCGAACCTGTTCGAGCGCCGGAGCCTGCACCTGTTGTCGTTGCTCCAGTTGCTCCAGTTGCTCCAGTTGCTCCAGTTGCTCCAGTCGCGGCGGTCGAAGCGCCCGTTGCCGTCGAGCCGCCCCGTGCCGAAGAAAACAAGGTCGGCTTCTTCGCCCGCCTCAAGCAGGGCCTGTCCAAGACCAGCGCCAGCATTGGCGAAGGTATGGCCAGCCTGTTCCTGGGCAAGAAGACCATCGACGACGAGCTGCTGGAAGATATCGAGACCCGCCTGCTGACCGCCGACGTGGGCGTGGAAGCCACCGCGGTGATCATTCAGAACCTGACCCAGAAGGTCGCGCGCAAACAGCTGACCGATGTCGATGCGCTGTACAAGTCGCTGCAGGCCGAGCTGGCGAGCATGCTCAAGCCGGTGGAACAGCCGCTGCGGATCGCTTCGCAAACCAAACCGTTCGTGATTCTGGTGGTGGGCGTCAACGGCGCCGGCAAGACCACCACCATCGGCAAGCTGGCCAAGAAGCTGCAGCTCGAAGGCAAGAAGGTCATGCTCGCCGCGGGCGACACCTTCCGCGCCGCGGCGGTGGAACAGCTGCAGGTCTGGGGCGAGCGCAACAAGATCCCAGTGATCGCCCAGCACACCGGTGCCGACTCGGCCTCGGTGATCTTCGACGCCGTGCAGGCCGCCAAGGCCCGTGGCATCGATGTGCTGATCGCCGACACCGCCGGTCGCCTGCACACCAAAGACAACCTGATGGAAGAGCTGAAGAAGGTCCGCCGGGTGATCGGCAAGCTCGACGCCGATGCGCCGCACGAAGTGCTGCTGGTGCTCGACGCCGGTACCGGCCAGAACGCCATCAACCAGGCCAAGCAGTTCAACCAGACGGTCGAGCTGACCGGCCTGGCCCTGACCAAGCTCGATGGCACCGCCAAGGGCGGGGTGATCTTCGCCCTGGCCAAGCAGTTCGGCCTGCCGATCCGCTACATCGGCGTCGGTGAGGGCATCGACGACCTGCGCGCCTTTGAAGCCGAACCCTTTGTCCAGGCACTGTTTGCCGAGCGGGAGCGTTCATGA
- the ftsE gene encoding cell division ATP-binding protein FtsE, with the protein MIRFEQVGKRYPNGHVGLHELSFRVRRGEFLFVTGHSGAGKSTLLRLLLAMERPTSGKLLLAGQDLSTISNAQIPFLRRQIGVVFQNHQLLFDRTVFNNVALPLQILGLSKAEIAKRVDSALERVALSDKTDLYPGDLSTGQQQRVGIARAIVHRPALLLADEPTGNLDPRLAAEIMGVFEDINRLGTSVLIASHDLALIARMRHRMLTLQRGRLIGDGEASV; encoded by the coding sequence ATGATTCGTTTCGAACAGGTCGGTAAGCGTTATCCGAACGGCCATGTCGGCCTGCACGAGCTGAGCTTCCGGGTTCGTCGCGGCGAGTTTCTGTTCGTCACCGGCCACTCCGGCGCCGGCAAGTCCACGCTGCTGCGGTTGCTGCTGGCCATGGAGCGTCCAACCAGCGGCAAGCTGCTGTTGGCCGGTCAGGACCTGAGCACCATCAGCAATGCGCAGATTCCGTTCCTGCGGCGGCAGATCGGCGTGGTGTTCCAGAACCACCAGCTGCTGTTCGATCGCACCGTCTTCAACAACGTCGCCTTGCCGCTGCAGATTCTCGGCCTGTCCAAGGCAGAAATCGCCAAGCGCGTGGACTCGGCCCTGGAGCGCGTGGCGCTCTCGGACAAGACCGATCTCTACCCGGGCGACCTGTCCACCGGTCAGCAGCAGCGCGTCGGCATTGCCCGTGCCATTGTGCACCGCCCGGCCTTGCTGCTGGCGGACGAACCCACAGGTAACCTCGACCCGCGTCTGGCGGCGGAAATCATGGGCGTATTCGAAGATATCAACCGTCTGGGCACCAGCGTGCTGATCGCCAGTCACGACCTGGCGCTGATCGCGCGCATGCGCCATCGCATGCTGACCCTGCAACGCGGCCGATTGATCGGCGACGGGGAGGCTAGCGTATGA
- the rpoH gene encoding RNA polymerase sigma factor RpoH: MTTSLQPAYALVPGANLEAYVHTVNSIPLLTPEQERELAESLYYEQDLEAARQMVLAHLRFVVHIARSYSGYGLAQADLIQEGNVGLMKAVKRFNPEMGVRLVSFAVHWIKAEIHEFILRNWRIVKVATTKAQRKLFFNLRSQKKRLAWLNNEEVHRVAESLGVEPREVREMESRLTGHDMAFDPAAEADDDSAFQSPANYLEDHRYDPARQLEDADWTDNSTSNLHEALEVLDDRSRDILYQRWLAEEKATLHDLAQKYNVSAERIRQLEKSAMNKLKLSISA, translated from the coding sequence ATGACCACTTCTTTGCAACCTGCTTATGCCTTGGTCCCGGGTGCGAACCTGGAGGCCTATGTGCACACGGTGAACAGCATTCCATTGCTGACGCCCGAGCAGGAGCGTGAACTGGCCGAGAGTCTCTACTATGAGCAGGATCTTGAGGCGGCTCGGCAGATGGTGCTCGCCCACCTGCGTTTTGTCGTACATATCGCCCGTAGCTATTCCGGCTACGGTCTGGCCCAGGCCGACCTGATCCAGGAAGGCAACGTCGGCCTGATGAAGGCTGTAAAACGCTTCAACCCGGAAATGGGTGTGCGTCTGGTTTCGTTCGCCGTGCACTGGATCAAGGCGGAAATCCACGAGTTCATCCTGCGCAACTGGCGCATCGTGAAAGTCGCGACCACCAAGGCCCAGCGCAAGCTGTTCTTCAACCTGCGCAGCCAGAAAAAACGTCTGGCCTGGTTGAACAACGAAGAAGTCCATCGTGTGGCGGAAAGCCTCGGTGTGGAGCCGCGCGAAGTGCGCGAGATGGAAAGCCGCCTGACCGGCCATGACATGGCCTTCGACCCAGCCGCCGAAGCGGATGACGACAGCGCCTTCCAATCGCCGGCCAACTACCTGGAAGACCACCGGTACGACCCGGCCCGCCAGCTGGAAGACGCCGATTGGACCGACAACTCCACCAGCAACCTGCACGAGGCGCTGGAAGTGCTGGACGACCGCAGCCGCGACATCCTCTACCAGCGCTGGCTGGCGGAAGAAAAAGCCACGCTGCATGACCTGGCGCAGAAGTACAACGTCTCGGCCGAGCGTATCCGTCAGCTCGAGAAGAGCGCGATGAACAAGCTCAAGTTGTCGATTTCCGCGTAA